In Nitrobacteraceae bacterium AZCC 1564, the following proteins share a genomic window:
- a CDS encoding acetylornithine/succinyldiaminopimelate/putrescine aminotransferase (product_source=COG4992; cath_funfam=3.40.640.10; cog=COG4992; pfam=PF00202; superfamily=53383): MTGPALLETRFGAPNYAPLPVTIVRGDGVYVWDESGRRYIDMMGAYSAASVGHCHPRLVEALTEQARQLDTISRAYFSDRLGPFLARACNLTGMDLALPTNGGAEAVETALKAARKWAYKVKGVPFDRAEIIAAEGNFHGRTICIVGFSSIPQYRDGFGPFPPGFKLVPFGDAAALEAAITPNTAAFLVEPIQGEGGINVPPPGYLADVERICQAHRVLLLCDEIQSGLGRTGRLLACQHDGVKPDGLMLGKALGGGKHSAAGFCQCRCFLLVAR, encoded by the coding sequence ATGACCGGCCCAGCTCTTCTGGAAACGCGTTTCGGAGCACCCAACTACGCGCCGCTGCCGGTCACGATCGTCCGCGGCGATGGCGTCTACGTGTGGGACGAGAGCGGCCGGCGCTACATCGACATGATGGGAGCATACTCGGCGGCGAGCGTCGGTCACTGCCATCCGCGTCTCGTTGAAGCACTCACCGAACAGGCCCGGCAACTCGACACGATATCCCGCGCATATTTCAGCGACCGATTAGGCCCCTTCCTGGCACGGGCCTGCAATCTGACGGGCATGGATCTTGCGCTGCCGACGAACGGTGGAGCGGAAGCGGTGGAGACCGCACTCAAGGCCGCGCGCAAATGGGCCTACAAGGTCAAGGGTGTGCCATTCGATCGAGCGGAAATCATTGCAGCAGAGGGCAATTTTCATGGCCGGACGATCTGTATTGTTGGCTTTTCCTCGATCCCCCAATATCGCGATGGCTTTGGGCCATTCCCGCCCGGCTTCAAGCTCGTTCCATTCGGTGACGCAGCAGCACTAGAGGCTGCGATCACGCCGAACACTGCGGCCTTTTTGGTCGAGCCGATTCAAGGTGAAGGGGGCATCAACGTGCCGCCGCCGGGCTACCTCGCCGACGTCGAGCGCATTTGCCAGGCGCATCGCGTGCTGCTGCTTTGCGACGAGATTCAGTCCGGTCTGGGACGCACAGGCCGTCTCCTTGCCTGTCAGCATGACGGAGTAAAGCCTGATGGCTTGATGCTTGGCAAAGCACTCGGCGGCGGCAAGCACTCGGCGGCGGGCTTCTGCCAGTGTCGCTGTTTCTTGCTCGTCGCGAGGTGA
- a CDS encoding hypothetical protein (product_source=Hypo-rule applied; transmembrane_helix_parts=Inside_1_6,TMhelix_7_26,Outside_27_702) has protein sequence MLLARRLTVAATAGSLIAGGFILLFSKEKAFAQAPPAHQAPPAHQAPPALQMATAVQAQPSICKDAPELTVLPSPLSPWKGAPLRVMVVSEKPMEGALSLIAPDGSIAAKSTSRQGGPPYAWIAEVATPAPGTWHATLALHQGPAGCRAITHDITVAAKKPAGVPTTQDSFWKVRGTWNATTETLFSAWIEKLFDAPPDQDLSWKVWHEVLHDKSRNFLFNYLGRGEDDAKSGLKPDCADFVYFLRAYFAYKMGLPFGYSNCSRGAGGRPPKCYQWFDIEHPELTRPPAPPEQQDIMASQTPGAPLASPAPAQRRPGILGIFAGAQQPTELPPLPDVATPQAPKPQPKRPSNFNEYLRAVGDVVHSGTVRVAGRDDNTDFYPVALTEQSLRPGTVYADPYGHVLMLVHRVPEVDGKPGVFLAVDAEPDGSITRKRFWRGNFLFAHDPALGNAGFKHFRPVVREKGGGLRRLSNAEIAKNASYGDFSLDQANMSMEDFYDRMDDVMSPEPLDPVKAMTDAIASLHEQVKTRVTSVENGRKYQEKKPGEISMPNGPSIFQTSGPWEDYSTPARDFRLLIAIDVVRGFPDHVVRRASRYTIQSKSAKAEVSQLQDVLASELASRKISYTRSDGSQWTLSLKDVLDRMQDFEMAYNPNDCAELRWGAPENSQEASTCKRRAPQAQKAKMSSDYRNWFRARHWPTNT, from the coding sequence ATGCTTCTCGCACGCCGGTTGACTGTTGCTGCGACGGCAGGATCGCTGATCGCAGGTGGTTTCATTCTGCTGTTTTCAAAAGAGAAAGCCTTTGCCCAGGCGCCGCCAGCACATCAGGCGCCGCCAGCACATCAGGCGCCGCCAGCGCTCCAAATGGCAACGGCAGTGCAGGCGCAGCCCAGCATCTGCAAGGACGCGCCCGAGCTGACGGTGCTGCCGTCGCCCCTGTCACCATGGAAGGGCGCGCCGCTCCGCGTCATGGTCGTGAGCGAAAAGCCGATGGAAGGCGCGCTGTCACTGATCGCGCCCGATGGCAGCATTGCTGCGAAATCAACCAGCCGGCAGGGCGGGCCGCCTTATGCGTGGATCGCCGAGGTCGCGACGCCAGCGCCAGGCACATGGCACGCGACGCTCGCGCTCCATCAGGGCCCTGCGGGCTGCCGCGCCATCACCCACGATATTACCGTAGCTGCGAAAAAGCCCGCGGGCGTGCCGACGACCCAGGACAGTTTCTGGAAGGTGCGCGGCACCTGGAACGCGACCACGGAGACTTTATTTTCCGCGTGGATCGAGAAGCTGTTCGATGCACCGCCGGATCAGGACCTGTCTTGGAAGGTGTGGCACGAAGTGCTGCACGACAAGTCGCGCAATTTCCTGTTCAACTATCTCGGCCGCGGTGAAGACGATGCCAAGAGCGGCCTTAAGCCGGACTGCGCCGACTTCGTCTATTTCCTGCGCGCCTATTTCGCTTACAAGATGGGCCTGCCATTCGGCTATTCGAACTGCTCGCGCGGGGCCGGCGGCAGGCCGCCGAAGTGCTACCAGTGGTTCGACATCGAACATCCCGAACTGACGCGTCCACCTGCGCCGCCTGAGCAGCAGGACATCATGGCCTCCCAGACACCCGGCGCACCGCTGGCTTCGCCCGCACCGGCGCAACGCAGGCCGGGCATTCTCGGCATCTTCGCCGGAGCGCAGCAACCGACCGAGCTGCCGCCGCTGCCGGACGTGGCGACGCCGCAAGCGCCAAAACCGCAACCGAAGCGTCCGTCGAACTTCAACGAATATCTGCGCGCCGTCGGCGACGTGGTGCATTCCGGCACCGTGCGCGTGGCGGGGAGAGACGACAACACCGACTTCTATCCCGTCGCGCTGACGGAGCAGTCGCTACGTCCGGGCACGGTGTATGCCGATCCTTATGGTCACGTGCTGATGCTGGTGCATCGCGTGCCGGAGGTAGATGGCAAGCCCGGCGTCTTCCTCGCTGTCGATGCGGAGCCGGATGGTTCGATCACGCGTAAGCGGTTCTGGCGCGGCAACTTCCTGTTCGCGCATGATCCCGCGCTTGGCAACGCCGGCTTCAAGCACTTCCGCCCGGTGGTGCGCGAGAAGGGCGGCGGCTTACGGCGGCTGAGCAACGCCGAGATCGCGAAGAACGCAAGCTACGGCGATTTCTCGCTCGATCAGGCGAACATGAGCATGGAGGATTTCTACGATCGCATGGACGACGTGATGTCGCCCGAGCCGCTCGATCCGGTGAAGGCGATGACGGATGCGATTGCAAGTCTGCACGAGCAGGTGAAGACGCGCGTGACGTCAGTCGAGAATGGACGGAAGTATCAGGAGAAGAAGCCTGGCGAGATTTCGATGCCGAACGGCCCTTCGATCTTCCAGACGTCGGGGCCGTGGGAGGATTACTCGACACCGGCGCGCGATTTCCGCCTGCTGATCGCGATCGATGTGGTGCGCGGCTTCCCCGATCACGTGGTGCGGCGTGCGTCGCGCTACACCATCCAGAGCAAGAGCGCCAAGGCCGAAGTCAGCCAGTTGCAGGACGTGCTCGCCTCTGAACTCGCCTCGCGCAAGATCTCCTACACTCGCAGCGATGGCTCGCAATGGACGCTGTCGTTGAAGGACGTCCTCGACCGAATGCAGGATTTCGAGATGGCCTACAATCCGAACGACTGTGCTGAGCTGCGGTGGGGCGCGCCGGAAAACAGCCAAGAAGCCTCGACGTGCAAGCGGCGTGCGCCGCAGGCGCAGAAGGCGAAGATGTCGTCGGACTATCGCAACTGGTTCCGCGCGCGGCATTGGCCGACGAATACGTAA
- a CDS encoding hypothetical protein (product_source=COG5620; cog=COG5620; pfam=PF08887,PF08906), with translation MPLLEVPQTVGDPANAGLDSTIQIKLRSVSHFEGVFAARHVPLCNIGHFRFISTVYPKAYSPKLYERQSLMVLDDEFVEEIAYLADQAKPVTLRHFDPTPYQDRVPQSLDYLWRKFGVSNWANNSLQFVDPAAYIGVLEDLLKGNPFIQPEDVVPYSITAFGHMRVWHRKFGHANIDFLKAMIYFPNEPVEELSDTDRELNLTVTIPDKVMGDHYELLSVCLKKFGPINEAEIYGFVPALALGGIADIKHVEKLSAPKHLSMLSRLAQFGTYYRDVSTFPGTLVEMK, from the coding sequence ATGCCCTTGCTGGAGGTTCCCCAAACTGTAGGCGACCCCGCAAACGCGGGGCTGGATTCCACGATACAAATTAAGCTGCGATCAGTCAGCCATTTTGAAGGCGTTTTTGCGGCCCGGCATGTTCCGCTTTGCAACATAGGTCATTTCAGGTTCATAAGCACAGTTTACCCAAAGGCATATTCCCCCAAACTTTACGAAAGGCAGTCCCTTATGGTGCTGGATGACGAGTTTGTGGAAGAGATCGCGTACCTGGCAGACCAGGCCAAGCCTGTCACTTTGCGCCACTTCGATCCTACGCCCTATCAGGATCGTGTGCCTCAATCGCTCGATTATCTCTGGCGCAAATTCGGTGTTTCCAATTGGGCGAACAACTCTCTCCAGTTCGTCGATCCGGCGGCTTACATCGGCGTGCTGGAAGATCTCCTCAAAGGAAATCCCTTCATTCAGCCTGAGGACGTCGTGCCCTACAGCATCACGGCGTTCGGCCACATGCGCGTCTGGCATCGCAAGTTTGGACACGCCAATATCGATTTCCTGAAAGCGATGATCTACTTCCCGAACGAGCCCGTCGAGGAATTAAGCGACACGGATCGTGAGCTCAATCTCACGGTGACTATTCCTGATAAGGTCATGGGAGATCATTACGAACTTCTCTCCGTCTGCCTGAAAAAGTTCGGCCCGATCAATGAGGCAGAAATCTACGGCTTCGTCCCTGCTCTGGCGCTGGGCGGCATCGCGGACATCAAACATGTCGAGAAGCTTAGCGCGCCGAAGCATCTGTCGATGCTGAGCCGGTTGGCACAGTTCGGCACTTACTACCGCGATGTGTCGACATTTCCCGGCACGCTGGTGGAGATGAAATAA
- a CDS encoding branched-chain amino acid transport system substrate-binding protein (product_source=KO:K01999; cleavage_site_network=SignalP-noTM; cog=COG0683; ko=KO:K01999; pfam=PF13458; superfamily=53822): MTSRWIALALGVVLAGSAGAAPGDRVDVVRDLAGRVGPVVGAALACPDIARPRIRAIVNKFATVVREASSNEAERTDLTQQLDRTVADGRNAVTTGQMDCGSADRQLADLERSIAGPISPPGATAQAATTPPFAAAALAATGPAVRGVTDREIRFGISAPFSGPAKELGRQMKLGIDTVFNRVNDAGGVDGRMLRLIAADDGYEPTRTAETMKQLYDKDQVFGVIGNVGTPTAAVAVPFSLERKLLFFGAFSGANVLRRDPPDRYVFNYRASYAEETDAVVRYLVKVRRIQPRQIAVFAQQDAYGDSGFAGVAKAMRALSPRDSTVLRLNYKRNTVDVDDAINQLKAQKTPIKAVVMVATYRAAAKFIEKTHSLYPGLIYTNVSFVGSTALADELMLLGPRYASGVIVTQVVPAVSGYSTAILEYKSALAKYFPGEAPDYVSLEGYVAANLLVQALKSAGPQLDTEKLIETLENMRNVDMGLGTPLNFGRAEHQASHKVWGTALDETGKYQAIELE; the protein is encoded by the coding sequence ATGACCTCTCGTTGGATCGCGCTCGCACTTGGTGTTGTGCTTGCAGGCTCCGCTGGTGCGGCGCCTGGAGATAGGGTGGACGTTGTGCGCGACCTTGCCGGCCGTGTCGGGCCGGTTGTCGGCGCAGCGTTGGCTTGCCCGGACATCGCCCGGCCCCGCATACGGGCGATCGTCAATAAATTCGCGACTGTCGTCAGGGAAGCCTCATCCAACGAGGCTGAGCGCACCGATCTCACCCAGCAGCTTGATCGCACTGTCGCGGACGGCCGCAATGCGGTCACCACAGGGCAAATGGATTGCGGATCGGCGGACCGCCAGCTCGCCGATCTCGAACGCTCGATCGCGGGACCCATTTCGCCGCCTGGTGCAACTGCGCAGGCTGCCACCACTCCACCCTTCGCAGCAGCCGCGCTGGCGGCAACCGGCCCCGCGGTTCGCGGTGTGACCGATCGCGAAATCCGGTTCGGAATCTCCGCTCCATTCTCCGGCCCCGCCAAGGAGCTTGGACGTCAAATGAAACTCGGGATCGACACTGTTTTCAACCGGGTCAACGACGCAGGAGGCGTGGACGGCCGGATGCTCCGGCTCATCGCGGCTGATGACGGCTACGAGCCGACGCGAACCGCGGAAACGATGAAGCAGCTCTACGACAAAGACCAGGTCTTCGGTGTCATCGGAAACGTCGGGACACCCACCGCGGCTGTCGCCGTGCCGTTCTCACTCGAGCGAAAGCTGTTGTTCTTCGGCGCTTTCTCAGGTGCGAATGTCCTGCGGCGCGATCCCCCTGACCGTTATGTCTTTAACTATCGTGCGAGCTATGCGGAGGAAACCGATGCCGTCGTGCGCTACCTGGTGAAGGTGCGCCGGATACAGCCCAGGCAGATCGCCGTTTTCGCCCAGCAGGATGCGTATGGCGATTCAGGATTCGCCGGCGTCGCCAAGGCCATGCGTGCGCTCAGTCCACGTGACAGCACGGTTCTGCGGCTCAACTACAAGCGCAACACCGTGGATGTGGACGATGCGATCAATCAACTGAAAGCGCAAAAGACACCCATCAAAGCGGTCGTCATGGTGGCAACCTATCGGGCTGCCGCGAAATTTATCGAAAAGACGCACAGCCTCTATCCGGGGTTGATCTACACCAACGTATCGTTCGTCGGCAGCACCGCGCTTGCGGATGAATTGATGCTGCTCGGACCGCGCTACGCGAGCGGCGTCATCGTGACGCAAGTGGTGCCGGCGGTGTCCGGTTATTCGACAGCAATTCTCGAATACAAGTCCGCCCTCGCCAAGTATTTCCCGGGCGAGGCGCCGGACTATGTGTCACTCGAGGGCTACGTCGCGGCAAACCTTCTGGTGCAGGCTCTCAAGAGTGCCGGGCCTCAACTCGATACTGAGAAGCTGATCGAGACTCTGGAGAACATGAGAAATGTCGATATGGGTCTTGGGACACCTCTCAACTTCGGTCGTGCCGAGCATCAAGCCTCTCACAAGGTCTGGGGTACGGCGCTCGATGAAACCGGCAAGTACCAGGCCATCGAGCTGGAGTAG
- a CDS encoding hypothetical protein (product_source=Hypo-rule applied; pfam=PF14026; superfamily=75516) encodes MDLYVIRRPSAWADLDEFEAADAMSARIANGLMSHRMRRIRSYIIHESDGRFGTFCIYEARDGDSIREHGRRAGMPGEEFYKVAATVVVHDDPIQQVQPVLSSV; translated from the coding sequence ATGGACCTCTACGTCATCCGCCGCCCGAGCGCCTGGGCAGATCTCGATGAATTCGAAGCAGCAGACGCAATGTCGGCGCGTATCGCAAACGGCCTCATGTCACATCGCATGCGCCGGATCCGCAGCTACATCATCCACGAATCCGATGGCCGATTTGGCACGTTCTGCATTTACGAGGCGCGTGACGGCGATTCCATTCGCGAGCATGGGCGGCGCGCCGGGATGCCTGGCGAGGAGTTCTACAAGGTCGCGGCGACAGTCGTCGTCCATGACGATCCTATACAACAAGTGCAACCAGTCCTGTCCTCAGTCTGA
- a CDS encoding hypothetical protein (product_source=Hypo-rule applied; transmembrane_helix_parts=Inside_1_96,TMhelix_97_119,Outside_120_201) produces the protein MSILSSDDHLSPHNPLYYAPRRLRERSQHSSASFAEARSEHLKRPISTSPAYDASLEEAVADALRRPLDPQSLEPRVVHEPPGFSSEQDRRKGLLRVAGRSAVAIAVSAVVAFLFVIMVPVSQDHARQPDRFGSSMSGMLDEVKAAFYSPRQSDDDAKLAPSEFETILASSRAEQPVVTHEQSETLLQQFLQWRGKPTRTP, from the coding sequence ATGAGTATCCTGAGTTCAGACGACCATCTCAGTCCTCACAATCCGTTGTACTACGCACCGCGCCGGTTGCGTGAAAGATCACAACACTCGTCAGCCTCGTTTGCAGAAGCGCGATCCGAACATCTCAAGCGGCCTATTTCCACTTCACCCGCGTACGATGCTTCGCTTGAGGAAGCGGTCGCCGACGCTTTGCGACGCCCACTCGATCCCCAATCACTTGAGCCTCGGGTCGTTCACGAGCCTCCCGGATTTTCGAGTGAACAAGATCGGCGAAAGGGCTTGCTTCGCGTCGCCGGCCGCTCCGCTGTAGCCATTGCCGTTTCGGCCGTCGTGGCATTTCTGTTCGTGATCATGGTTCCAGTCTCGCAAGACCATGCACGACAGCCAGACCGCTTTGGTTCATCCATGTCTGGGATGTTGGATGAGGTCAAAGCCGCTTTTTATTCGCCGCGTCAAAGCGACGACGACGCGAAACTTGCTCCTTCCGAGTTTGAGACAATTCTTGCGTCAAGCCGGGCTGAGCAGCCTGTTGTGACGCACGAGCAGTCCGAAACGCTGCTTCAGCAATTTTTGCAGTGGCGGGGAAAGCCAACTCGCACGCCTTGA
- a CDS encoding ubiquinone/menaquinone biosynthesis C-methylase UbiE (product_source=COG2226; cath_funfam=3.40.50.150; cog=COG2226; pfam=PF13649; superfamily=53335), whose product MNIQTPVMATPDVAAVKSKQHAAWSSGDYAVIGTTLQIVGENLCEAVDLRSNHRVLDVAAGNGNASLAAARRFADVVSTDYVGALLDRGRARAHAERLPITFQEADAENLPFADASFDVVLSTFGVMFTPSQERAAKELIRVCKPGGKIGLANWTPDSFIGQVFKLFGKYIAPAPGTKSPALWGSRVHLEILFRHHGSVQAASRYFMLRYRSPDHWIEVFRTYYGPVLKTFAALDTERQASLDADLRTLIDRFNVAKDGTAVVPSEYLEVVVTKAA is encoded by the coding sequence ATGAATATCCAGACGCCTGTGATGGCAACGCCGGACGTTGCGGCCGTGAAGTCGAAACAACACGCGGCGTGGAGCTCGGGCGACTATGCGGTTATCGGCACGACATTGCAGATCGTCGGAGAAAATCTGTGCGAGGCGGTTGACCTGCGCAGCAACCATCGCGTCCTGGATGTCGCGGCCGGCAACGGCAATGCATCGCTCGCCGCTGCGCGCCGCTTCGCGGACGTGGTGTCCACCGACTATGTCGGCGCCCTGCTCGATCGCGGGCGTGCACGCGCCCACGCCGAACGTTTGCCGATCACCTTTCAGGAGGCCGATGCGGAGAACCTGCCTTTCGCTGACGCAAGCTTCGACGTCGTGCTTTCGACCTTTGGCGTGATGTTCACGCCCAGTCAGGAGCGGGCCGCGAAAGAGCTGATCAGGGTTTGCAAGCCGGGCGGCAAAATCGGGCTCGCGAACTGGACGCCGGACAGCTTCATCGGCCAGGTGTTCAAGCTCTTCGGTAAATACATTGCGCCTGCACCGGGCACGAAATCGCCAGCCCTGTGGGGCAGCCGCGTTCATCTCGAGATTCTTTTCCGGCATCACGGCTCAGTGCAGGCCGCAAGCCGTTACTTCATGTTGCGCTACCGTTCGCCCGACCATTGGATTGAAGTCTTCCGCACTTACTATGGCCCGGTGCTGAAAACCTTTGCCGCACTCGATACCGAGAGGCAGGCCAGCCTCGACGCGGATTTGCGGACATTAATCGACAGGTTCAATGTCGCCAAGGACGGCACAGCCGTCGTCCCGAGCGAATATCTCGAGGTGGTCGTCACCAAAGCGGCTTAG
- a CDS encoding acetylornithine/succinyldiaminopimelate/putrescine aminotransferase (product_source=COG4992; cath_funfam=3.90.1150.10; cog=COG4992; pfam=PF00202; superfamily=53383) has protein sequence MSLFLARREVMEVFKPGDHGSTFGGNPIAAAVGLAVLDTLIDEGLIERSAAVGAHLLNRLASIKSPIIREVRGRGLFAGVELHRDLAGADAVALRLLRAGVLTKDTHRNTIRFAPPLIIDESQVDWAVERLADVLEDVAKVSAPI, from the coding sequence GTGTCGCTGTTTCTTGCTCGTCGCGAGGTGATGGAAGTCTTTAAGCCGGGCGATCACGGCAGCACGTTCGGTGGAAACCCAATCGCCGCGGCAGTCGGACTCGCCGTGCTCGACACGCTGATCGACGAGGGATTGATCGAACGTTCGGCAGCTGTCGGCGCGCACCTGCTGAATCGACTCGCTTCGATCAAGAGTCCGATCATTCGCGAAGTCCGCGGTCGGGGTCTATTCGCAGGCGTTGAGCTGCATCGCGACCTCGCAGGTGCCGACGCCGTCGCGTTGCGCTTGTTACGAGCGGGAGTGTTGACCAAGGACACTCATCGCAACACCATACGCTTTGCTCCACCCTTGATCATCGACGAGTCGCAAGTCGATTGGGCTGTGGAGCGATTAGCGGACGTTTTGGAGGACGTCGCCAAGGTGAGCGCGCCAATTTAG
- a CDS encoding DNA-binding winged helix-turn-helix (wHTH) protein (product_source=COG3710; cath_funfam=1.10.10.10; cog=COG3710; pfam=PF00486; smart=SM00028; superfamily=46894,48452) yields MTLKFGPFELDEPRRALLLQGRELSLQPRIFDLLIYLINARTRVVSKDELLDAVWGGVTVTDNSLQRAISTLRTILREGGMESAVRNFPRNGYRFCVELDERTPSPQSELAPDASSLSAARQAAAERRWQDAVAQYEQADGEASLTGEDLDRWSLALQCVGKPSDAIPLLVRAVAEHTKAGRPDLAATSAVTLSTIHGERGEMAVSKGWLARGQDLAADAPDCRAIGQILWMESRIAAVEAHPHEALRKADAAYKFGRDHGYIEIESLGLMYRGFFQLSLGDTDSGLADQDHAAALALSRNIDPLTGGTLYCNILWACRTFGDWARANQWTLGYQQFCSKSRMEFAGSCQLHRAEVLGIQGTLADAVEHISDALSRLTGDAPWAVGDAYRVLGDIRSAMGDEDEALVAYERSYALGWDPQPGHAMLLLERGHFDAAYLSLERSLIGESWWTLQRQGILLGHLAVVAARSGKHERARAIVDDLTGQAHRWPMASIRALTNEACGYLEYKRDPKKALDYFHLSRQLWTSVDSHINATRLRLRLAELQLRLGDKTGAAHEIRAAMAAAKEHGAKKLLKQASALLAA; encoded by the coding sequence GTGACGCTGAAATTTGGCCCGTTTGAATTGGACGAACCGAGGCGCGCTTTGCTTCTGCAAGGTCGCGAGCTGTCGCTGCAGCCCCGCATTTTCGATCTGCTGATCTACCTGATCAACGCGCGCACACGCGTCGTCTCGAAAGACGAACTTCTCGATGCCGTCTGGGGCGGCGTCACCGTCACCGACAACTCACTGCAGAGAGCCATCAGCACGCTGCGCACGATTCTGCGCGAGGGCGGAATGGAGAGCGCGGTGCGAAACTTTCCCCGCAATGGCTATCGCTTCTGTGTCGAGCTCGACGAGCGGACACCATCTCCGCAGAGCGAGCTCGCGCCGGATGCGTCTTCGTTAAGTGCGGCGCGGCAAGCGGCAGCGGAGCGACGTTGGCAGGATGCCGTTGCGCAGTATGAGCAGGCCGACGGTGAAGCTTCTCTCACGGGTGAAGATCTGGATCGTTGGTCGCTCGCGCTGCAATGTGTGGGCAAGCCATCGGATGCGATCCCGTTACTCGTCCGTGCGGTTGCCGAACACACGAAAGCCGGCCGCCCGGATTTGGCTGCGACCAGCGCGGTGACGCTGTCGACGATACATGGCGAGCGCGGCGAGATGGCGGTTTCCAAAGGATGGCTCGCGCGCGGACAGGATCTCGCCGCTGACGCACCGGACTGCCGGGCGATCGGACAAATTCTCTGGATGGAATCGCGCATCGCGGCAGTCGAGGCGCATCCGCACGAAGCGTTGCGCAAGGCTGACGCGGCCTACAAATTCGGGCGCGACCACGGCTATATCGAAATCGAATCCTTAGGGCTGATGTACCGCGGATTCTTTCAACTGAGCTTGGGTGACACCGATAGCGGCCTGGCCGACCAGGACCACGCTGCGGCGCTGGCGCTGTCGCGGAATATAGATCCGCTCACTGGCGGCACACTCTACTGCAACATTCTTTGGGCGTGCAGAACGTTCGGCGATTGGGCGCGGGCGAACCAGTGGACGCTGGGCTATCAGCAATTCTGTTCGAAAAGCAGAATGGAATTCGCCGGATCGTGCCAGCTACATCGCGCCGAAGTGTTGGGCATTCAGGGGACCTTGGCTGACGCTGTCGAACACATCAGTGATGCGTTGAGCAGATTGACGGGCGATGCGCCGTGGGCGGTGGGTGATGCTTATCGTGTGCTCGGTGATATCCGATCCGCCATGGGCGACGAAGATGAAGCGCTCGTAGCATATGAGCGATCCTACGCGCTCGGTTGGGACCCGCAGCCCGGCCATGCGATGCTGCTTCTCGAGCGAGGACACTTCGACGCGGCCTATCTGAGCCTTGAGCGAAGCCTGATCGGGGAGAGCTGGTGGACATTGCAGCGTCAGGGGATTCTGTTGGGGCATCTCGCGGTCGTGGCGGCCCGTTCGGGAAAGCACGAACGAGCGCGAGCGATCGTCGACGACTTGACCGGCCAGGCCCATCGCTGGCCGATGGCGTCGATCCGCGCACTCACCAATGAGGCGTGCGGGTACCTCGAATACAAGAGAGATCCGAAGAAGGCGCTGGATTATTTCCACCTCTCGCGTCAGCTCTGGACCAGTGTCGACTCCCACATCAACGCCACGCGTCTTCGATTGCGGTTGGCAGAGCTCCAGCTTCGCTTAGGCGACAAGACGGGCGCCGCGCACGAGATCCGCGCTGCTATGGCCGCGGCGAAGGAGCATGGCGCGAAGAAATTGCTGAAGCAGGCCTCGGCCCTGTTGGCCGCTTAA
- a CDS encoding hypothetical protein (product_source=Hypo-rule applied; cath_funfam=3.50.50.60; cleavage_site_network=SignalP-noTM; transmembrane_helix_parts=Inside_1_6,TMhelix_7_29,Outside_30_110) — protein MMMRRRIATIAVLMTFAVSGSVFAAHSLVVAARADNTALGTAMIAAKSMTRAVKASALGLGEAILGDAIKANAVVAQQADHAKPAAPSRATPNTARPMTATRRKACMLKV, from the coding sequence ATGATGATGCGACGGAGAATTGCGACGATTGCTGTTCTTATGACCTTCGCAGTGTCGGGGTCCGTGTTTGCCGCTCATTCTCTCGTTGTCGCGGCGCGCGCCGACAACACCGCACTTGGAACCGCAATGATCGCTGCGAAATCGATGACGCGTGCGGTGAAGGCGAGCGCCCTCGGCCTTGGCGAGGCAATCCTCGGCGATGCCATCAAAGCCAACGCAGTCGTCGCTCAGCAGGCAGATCACGCCAAACCTGCCGCGCCCAGCAGAGCTACGCCCAACACAGCTCGTCCAATGACAGCCACCAGACGCAAGGCTTGCATGCTCAAGGTCTGA